The Rutidosis leptorrhynchoides isolate AG116_Rl617_1_P2 unplaced genomic scaffold, CSIRO_AGI_Rlap_v1 contig123, whole genome shotgun sequence nucleotide sequence GTCAGTGTATACAACTTTCTCCTAGAAAAAATCAAACACAGTCACGAGGGAAGTTTTGCACAGTGATAATATCTCCCGATTAGGAATTTAACAGAAACAGTGTAGCAGCAATCATGATTTGCATTTTAACCAGCACAATTTTGACAGTTACAGTAATATTAAAGTTCTTGTATGAAGTATCCAGTGCTACAAAATCGTATTAGTTTAGCTATAGGACTGGAATCTTACAGATTCGGAGAGTGATTTCCAGTTCTCACCACCAGCTTTGGTAACCTGCACCATTTATCACATAAGTTAAGATTCTATTCGACAACTACAGCTGCACAACAACATTTCGAAGTGATAATTTCCGAGAATTAAGCAAAAGCGAAGAGAATCTGTCAGCAAATTCGTGAATGCAAGAAAGAAGTACTGAATCATACAGCAGAAACAGCTTTGTTATCCGGAAACTCTTCCTTGTATGATTTCCTGAACTCCTCCCTATTATTTACAGTCAATCATAAGCAAACAAACTTAGTAATCGCACCAAGTAATAGTGAAAACATTACAGCAAATCTGTTTGGTGCAAAATAGAAAGAAGAGATGATATATACTCACATGAAGACGAAGAAAGCAGTAGCAGGACGTTTGGGAGCATTAGGATCTTTGGTTTTAGCAGCAGTAGATCTCTTCTTGCTTGCCTTCTCACTTGTCGGCTTAGCAGTCTCTTGCTTGCGTTTCTTCAACATCCTTCATAACAACACAAGCAAAGAAAACGAAAATGATTAGTCATAATATTACAGTGATTCGGATATATAGATAGATCGCCAAATCAGGTGTAACGAAGAGATCTAGTGATGATCGACATTCATATTCTATGTTAACTTATAAAAAGGAAAATCGCACACTAAGCTGAACTACGTCATCACAAATTTCCAGGCTAATCTCAATCGCAATGGCTATTCGTGAAAATTAAGATGAGATTAAAGCATAATATCAAACCCTAACTTACTCTGAGTCAAGCTTTTTGTGAGCGATCGCTTTAGTTGCCATTCCTCTCGTCATTATCAGTAGATTTCTTTGAAGCTTGCTTGtttttggagagagagagagagaaaaagagagctTGTGTGGAGTAAATTTGAAATGAAAAGACGAGTGCCAATGTTGAAATTTTATAGTGAAATGATTTGGATTTGAAATTTTAATTCGACTGGAAACTAAAAGGAATTCGCATCCGGATTCCGTTATTTTATTTTGGCGCGAAAGTAAAAACACGCAGGACTTATATCATTCTACTGCATAGAGGTGACTGATATGTGATTTGTGATACACTCGCTATGGTACAAAATCTTTATTACGGGTTAACGAGATTCTGACatgtaatttttagtttttaggatTAGCGCGTGTAATGCAATCGTGACCTGTGAGCATGAATTTCTACTACTCGAACATATCGACGCAATAAGCATTAAATTTGTATTTTCAGTCTTTCAGAATTCAGGTGATGGGATTATAAAGAAATAAGTCACTATTCTTTCCAGTTATGGTTCGAAGGTTTTTATGTAAATATTTTACATTTGAAACTTCCTATATATTTTCTATATCTTGTTCGGAGGCCCCTGTATTCCTCTTTTGTTAACTATTCCTGACGTGACTGTGATGTGTATTAACGAGATGCGAAACCAGATGTGTCGACGTTGAAGGCACTTGGAACTCTAACATTGTCAATGGTGTCAATCAAGCTTTCTATTTAAGAGGAAGCAATTTGAAATTTGTTATAATTCACCTTCATTGATTACAAATTGTGTACATTTGCATCTTAATGAAAACTTTTTCCGCTCGCTATTGGTATTGACTCGTGGTTTAATCATATTTTTTTCTGACTTCATTAGTATTACATATAGTATTACATGATATATCATGATAAGATGGTTAAGGGTTTTGACGGGCTTGTTATTATTCTGGGTAAAAATATGGCAACCACAAACATAGTCGTATTCACATTTCGATCAAGGAAAATTTCCCACTTTGCTGCTAGCTTGAAACTCTACCTTG carries:
- the LOC139881184 gene encoding high mobility group B protein 3-like, which encodes MTRGMATKAIAHKKLDSEMLKKRKQETAKPTSEKASKKRSTAAKTKDPNAPKRPATAFFVFMEEFRKSYKEEFPDNKAVSAVTKAGGENWKSLSESEKVVYTDKAQKRKEEYQKAVEAYNNKENAGEDNTVESAKSSSEEHDEDGDEDEELLLSPAACLKANVIQHEEENRK